One stretch of Methanoregula sp. DNA includes these proteins:
- the rfbA gene encoding glucose-1-phosphate thymidylyltransferase RfbA, with protein sequence MKGIILAGGNGSRLYPITLSLSKHLLPIYDKPMIYYPLSVLMLAGIREILIISTPEHIDLYKKMLGDGTCLGLNISYAIQDRPRGLADAFLVGETFIAGDKVALILGDNVFYGQSFTPLLQEAASLTKGAVVFGYYVRNPQEFGIVEFDNNGAVLSLEEKPDKPRSNYAIPGLYFYDESVVAIAKQLKPSARGELEITDLNREYLIMGKLNVRLLGRGFAWLDTGTYDGLLEASNFVGTIQKRQGLYIACIEEIAYHMGYINRDQLIEISKKMNNTDYGRYLRIVAGLEERK encoded by the coding sequence ATGAAAGGAATCATACTTGCAGGGGGAAATGGTTCACGACTCTACCCGATCACTCTTTCACTGAGTAAACACCTTCTCCCGATTTATGATAAGCCGATGATCTACTACCCACTTTCAGTACTTATGCTGGCGGGGATACGGGAGATCCTCATCATATCAACCCCTGAACATATCGATCTCTATAAAAAAATGCTCGGAGATGGTACGTGTCTGGGCCTCAATATCTCATATGCTATCCAGGATCGGCCACGTGGACTTGCTGATGCGTTTCTTGTAGGGGAGACATTCATTGCCGGTGACAAAGTCGCACTGATTTTAGGTGACAATGTCTTCTATGGTCAGAGTTTTACGCCATTATTGCAGGAAGCTGCATCATTAACTAAAGGTGCGGTTGTATTCGGATATTATGTTCGGAATCCGCAGGAGTTCGGTATTGTTGAGTTTGATAATAATGGTGCTGTCCTTTCTCTTGAAGAGAAACCTGATAAGCCTAGATCAAATTATGCCATTCCGGGACTGTATTTCTATGATGAATCCGTAGTTGCTATTGCAAAGCAGTTGAAACCCTCTGCTCGCGGGGAGCTTGAGATCACTGATCTAAACCGGGAATATCTTATTATGGGGAAGTTAAATGTGAGGCTGTTAGGACGGGGTTTTGCATGGCTTGATACTGGAACGTATGACGGGCTCCTTGAAGCATCCAATTTTGTTGGAACGATTCAGAAACGACAGGGGTTGTATATCGCCTGCATTGAAGAGATCGCCTATCATATGGGGTATATCAACAGGGATCAGCTCATTGAGATAAGTAAGAAAATGAATAACACCGATTACGGCAGATATCTTCGAATCGTTGCGGGGCTTGAGGAGAGAAAATAA
- a CDS encoding NAD-dependent epimerase/dehydratase family protein, translated as MVVEMDTCIIFGGSGFIGSHLAEELVRRKYEVKIFGTFQNGTGNLTNFIDNVELIKGDFLNPRDVSSALKDVDVLFHYISTTNPATIARNPVFDIETNVIGSVKLFQAALENDVKRIVYPSSGGTIYGETNGEPITESSAKNPIDPYAISKLTTERYLEYFHHTYGMKYTVFRYSNPFGERQNPLGRQGVIPQFLYKILHNEPPLIFGNGTATRDYIYIKDCIDATLAVLDSRTKETVFNVGSGEATTLLKLIDIMREVTGKEIHPEFITEHKKYISKNVLDISKIHQETGWVPSTGLNESIKKTWNWISTCFI; from the coding sequence ATGGTTGTTGAAATGGATACGTGCATAATCTTCGGGGGTAGTGGCTTTATCGGTTCCCATCTTGCAGAAGAACTGGTCAGGAGAAAATATGAAGTAAAAATATTTGGCACATTCCAGAACGGTACAGGAAATCTTACAAATTTTATCGATAATGTAGAACTTATTAAAGGGGATTTTCTGAATCCGCGGGATGTTTCTTCTGCACTGAAAGATGTTGATGTGCTGTTTCATTACATATCGACTACCAATCCTGCTACAATTGCCCGAAATCCTGTTTTCGATATAGAAACAAATGTAATCGGTTCTGTGAAACTCTTTCAGGCTGCGCTTGAAAATGATGTAAAAAGAATTGTATACCCCTCATCGGGGGGGACAATCTATGGAGAAACAAATGGAGAGCCGATTACTGAGAGTTCTGCAAAAAATCCTATCGACCCTTATGCGATATCGAAATTGACTACCGAAAGATATCTTGAATATTTTCACCATACCTATGGTATGAAATATACCGTGTTCCGGTATTCCAATCCTTTTGGCGAGCGACAAAATCCACTGGGCAGGCAGGGTGTAATTCCTCAATTTCTGTACAAAATATTGCACAATGAACCCCCATTGATCTTCGGGAATGGAACTGCAACAAGGGATTATATTTATATCAAGGATTGCATTGACGCAACCCTCGCCGTGTTGGACAGCAGGACAAAAGAAACCGTCTTCAATGTTGGAAGTGGAGAGGCAACAACCCTTTTGAAATTAATTGATATCATGAGAGAGGTTACTGGAAAAGAAATACATCCCGAATTTATCACTGAACATAAGAAATATATTTCAAAGAACGTACTGGACATTTCCAAGATCCATCAGGAAACCGGATGGGTCCCTTCGACCGGATTAAATGAAAGTATTAAGAAAACCTGGAACTGGATATCGACCTGTTTTATTTAA
- a CDS encoding glycosyltransferase, with product MEIDESSLVSICIPTYNRAEMVSKAIDSALSQSYPNIEVIVVDNASSDNIESVIARYKDTPLKFFKNKTNLGLFGNFNRCIELATGKYIHILHSDDYIDTNFTKTCVKFMESHPSVAMTFTSVQVLFNDRQKKIGVSDHDIVFSAPEGFRMILETGNPIDCPSVIMKREVYDSVGLFSYEFPYAGDYYQWLKIARRFDIAFVADALLFYRQGEHSESTQRLFKNPSGYIDNINIFIRIISELGDDVSDYRRELNAAIRGHMRLCLFAGIIRSDLMTSYSPLVFIGFALNTWTLIHCKSFGDKIRKCAEFFAILILGCGLIVPGGRNCLRKIFRLKNEMY from the coding sequence TTGGAAATAGACGAATCCTCACTGGTGTCGATTTGTATTCCGACTTATAACCGTGCTGAAATGGTTAGTAAAGCAATAGACAGCGCTCTTTCGCAATCATATCCGAATATTGAAGTCATTGTTGTGGATAACGCATCTTCTGATAATATTGAGTCCGTAATTGCAAGATACAAAGACACCCCGTTAAAATTTTTTAAAAACAAGACAAATCTAGGCCTCTTCGGTAATTTCAACAGATGCATCGAACTTGCAACAGGGAAATATATCCATATCCTCCATTCCGATGATTATATCGATACCAATTTTACAAAAACCTGTGTGAAATTTATGGAGTCCCACCCTTCCGTTGCGATGACATTTACCTCGGTCCAGGTTTTATTCAATGACAGACAAAAAAAGATTGGAGTATCCGATCATGATATTGTTTTTTCTGCACCTGAAGGTTTCAGAATGATATTGGAAACTGGAAATCCAATTGATTGTCCTTCGGTGATTATGAAAAGAGAGGTATATGACTCCGTGGGATTGTTTTCTTATGAATTTCCCTATGCCGGAGATTATTATCAGTGGCTAAAAATTGCCCGCCGTTTTGATATTGCTTTTGTTGCAGATGCCCTGCTTTTTTACCGACAGGGGGAACATTCTGAATCGACTCAACGCCTTTTTAAAAATCCTTCCGGGTATATTGACAATATTAATATTTTTATCCGGATTATCAGCGAATTGGGGGATGACGTTTCCGATTATCGCCGGGAATTGAATGCTGCGATACGCGGACATATGCGATTATGCCTTTTTGCTGGTATAATACGATCAGATTTGATGACCTCGTATTCACCTCTTGTTTTTATAGGGTTTGCTCTGAATACTTGGACTTTGATTCATTGCAAGTCGTTTGGCGACAAAATAAGAAAATGTGCAGAGTTCTTCGCAATCCTTATCCTTGGTTGTGGACTCATTGTACCTGGAGGGCGAAATTGTTTAAGAAAAATTTTTCGATTAAAAAATGAGATGTATTGA
- a CDS encoding NAD(P)-dependent oxidoreductase, with translation MKRPSVAITIRSFDQYGRAMKKLNDEFEIVYVNSTGLRLSEDDLISAIQNAEYVIAGTEIFSKKVLDASTNLKVISRVGVGIDNVDITAAEKHNIYILNTPESPVLAVAEHTLALLLTILKNIQKYNNQMRMGNYAVEPGQILCGKTVGIVGLGRIGYRVATMLAALGCTIYYYDPYTRISPPSEWISVSSLENLVSSVQIVSLHTTPQKEGTAVFDSRIFVQCKKGIIVINTARGSLIDERALADALDAGIVTAAGLDVFSTEPYRGELLKYSQVIVTPHVASNTIESRQQMEMEAVEHTIDAKRRITQ, from the coding sequence ATGAAAAGACCCTCCGTTGCAATTACAATACGCTCTTTTGATCAATACGGTCGGGCAATGAAAAAGCTAAACGATGAATTTGAAATCGTGTACGTTAATTCTACTGGTTTACGGTTATCTGAAGATGATCTAATTTCTGCCATTCAAAATGCTGAGTATGTAATTGCTGGAACCGAAATATTTTCAAAAAAAGTTCTCGATGCTTCGACAAATCTTAAAGTGATATCAAGGGTTGGAGTAGGGATTGATAACGTCGATATTACTGCTGCAGAAAAACATAATATTTACATCCTGAATACACCCGAATCACCGGTACTTGCTGTTGCCGAGCATACACTTGCCCTCCTACTAACCATATTAAAAAATATCCAAAAATACAATAACCAAATGAGGATGGGTAATTACGCAGTCGAACCGGGTCAAATATTATGTGGAAAAACTGTAGGTATAGTTGGTCTAGGAAGGATCGGTTATCGTGTGGCAACAATGCTTGCCGCGCTCGGATGTACTATCTATTATTATGACCCGTATACACGAATTAGTCCCCCCTCTGAATGGATTTCAGTATCATCGCTGGAAAACCTTGTGAGTTCCGTTCAAATCGTTTCTCTCCATACTACCCCGCAAAAAGAGGGAACTGCGGTTTTTGATAGCAGGATTTTCGTACAGTGCAAAAAAGGAATCATCGTGATCAACACGGCACGCGGATCATTGATCGATGAACGTGCACTCGCTGATGCTTTGGATGCAGGTATCGTAACAGCTGCAGGTCTGGATGTTTTTTCGACAGAACCCTATAGGGGTGAACTGCTTAAATATTCTCAGGTAATAGTTACACCGCATGTGGCTTCCAATACCATTGAATCTCGTCAGCAGATGGAAATGGAAGCGGTTGAACATACCATTGATGCAAAAAGGAGAATAACACAATGA
- a CDS encoding NAD(P)-dependent oxidoreductase yields the protein MKAFLTGGSGFLGHHLAKELVKQRIETIIYDICEPSGIPAGGNIRSLCTYIQGDVLDYEKITDAMQGCDYVFHTAAIADVDQARKIPRKTMEVNVIGTTNCLDAAREAGVKRFLFASTVYVSGNRGSFYRLSKQTCESLCKTYHEEFGLEYTVLRYGSLYGREPNHWNFIYGVCKSLLKTGEFTYSSSPEAVREYIHINDAARETVRIASDRQFANKAILITGHQRMKMREFFDMVQEILGTEIKIHYTPSGNNPHYIITPYTFDIDVPVRVNLSTYVDISEGILDCLKQVKKELDNDKNVQE from the coding sequence ATGAAAGCGTTTCTTACCGGAGGATCTGGTTTTCTCGGACATCACCTTGCAAAAGAACTGGTAAAACAACGCATTGAAACCATTATTTACGATATCTGTGAACCATCAGGAATTCCTGCTGGAGGAAATATTCGTTCACTCTGCACATACATCCAGGGTGATGTGCTTGACTACGAAAAAATCACAGACGCAATGCAGGGCTGTGACTATGTTTTCCATACTGCCGCAATCGCTGATGTGGATCAGGCACGGAAAATCCCGAGAAAAACTATGGAAGTGAATGTTATAGGTACAACGAACTGCCTAGACGCCGCTCGGGAGGCGGGTGTAAAACGTTTTCTTTTCGCAAGCACGGTATATGTCTCTGGTAATCGGGGCTCATTTTACCGGCTCTCAAAACAGACGTGTGAATCTCTATGCAAGACATACCATGAAGAATTCGGGCTTGAATATACGGTCCTCCGATACGGTAGCCTGTATGGTAGGGAACCCAATCACTGGAACTTCATTTATGGAGTGTGCAAATCCCTGCTGAAAACCGGCGAATTTACCTATTCGAGCTCTCCAGAAGCGGTCCGGGAATATATCCACATCAATGATGCAGCCAGGGAGACGGTACGAATCGCCAGTGATCGGCAGTTTGCCAACAAGGCAATCCTCATTACAGGCCACCAGAGGATGAAAATGAGAGAATTTTTTGATATGGTCCAGGAAATCTTGGGAACAGAGATTAAGATTCACTACACTCCTTCCGGTAACAACCCCCACTATATTATTACCCCGTACACTTTCGACATCGATGTGCCGGTTCGTGTGAATCTCTCAACATATGTTGATATTAGTGAGGGGATACTGGATTGTCTGAAACAAGTAAAAAAGGAGTTGGACAATGACAAAAATGTTCAAGAGTGA
- a CDS encoding radical SAM/SPASM domain-containing protein: MTKMFKSESTIQVNSNFHILAGKSVVDRADARYREYRKKWEDWSVHFTYGEFPLHLDIEPTNTCNLRCPFCATTYNRYKPGFMKEGTWKKILDECGKNNLYSLKFTYRGEPLLHPDLSKMVRYAKDVGIMDVYFNTNAVKLNESVIRELIDAGLDRISISFEGYSKEVYEKYRVGASFDHVVKNIEMLRDIKKELGVEKPLVRIQTVLVPELRRHEQEYAAFWETRSDEVAYLDMKDEMENPDHRGIIDNWACPQLFQRMTITWEGTILPCVHDIYEWMLLGKIEDTTIKEAWHSAAELNYREQHKAGKAHEIPACDRCPLRENEIDKIRGGKFV, encoded by the coding sequence ATGACAAAAATGTTCAAGAGTGAATCGACGATTCAGGTAAATTCAAACTTTCATATTCTTGCTGGTAAGAGTGTTGTAGATCGTGCGGATGCTCGCTATCGTGAGTACCGGAAGAAATGGGAAGACTGGTCCGTTCATTTTACATATGGTGAGTTCCCTCTTCACCTTGATATTGAGCCCACAAATACCTGTAATCTCCGTTGCCCTTTCTGTGCAACTACGTATAACCGATACAAACCGGGATTCATGAAAGAAGGAACCTGGAAAAAAATTCTCGATGAGTGTGGGAAAAATAATTTGTACTCGCTTAAATTTACTTACCGGGGTGAACCACTCCTCCATCCAGACCTTTCGAAAATGGTGAGATATGCAAAGGATGTAGGTATTATGGATGTCTATTTCAATACCAATGCTGTCAAACTCAATGAGTCCGTGATTCGTGAATTGATCGATGCAGGGCTCGACCGGATCTCCATCTCATTCGAAGGCTATTCTAAAGAGGTTTATGAAAAATACCGGGTGGGTGCCTCATTTGATCATGTTGTGAAAAATATCGAAATGCTGCGGGATATAAAAAAAGAGCTTGGTGTCGAAAAACCACTTGTCAGAATTCAAACGGTACTTGTGCCAGAATTGCGGAGACATGAACAAGAATATGCTGCTTTCTGGGAAACCAGGTCGGATGAAGTTGCATATCTTGATATGAAAGATGAGATGGAGAATCCTGATCATAGGGGGATAATCGATAACTGGGCCTGTCCCCAACTGTTCCAGCGAATGACAATAACATGGGAGGGCACAATCCTTCCTTGTGTCCATGACATTTATGAATGGATGTTACTCGGGAAAATTGAGGATACCACTATCAAAGAGGCTTGGCATAGTGCAGCCGAACTGAATTATCGTGAACAACACAAAGCTGGAAAGGCACATGAAATACCGGCTTGTGACCGATGCCCATTACGGGAGAATGAGATCGATAAGATACGTGGAGGAAAGTTTGTATGA
- a CDS encoding SDR family NAD(P)-dependent oxidoreductase, with the protein MFEEIKNKRVLITGASSGIGACTAELFASYGATVGIHYNTNEKDAKELEREISNRFSSPVLIKADLLNIDETKRVVQTFIDKTGGIDILINNAGSIIGTPHFLKMNDESWDKTLNLNLKAPFFLAKSAFSYMMTSGGGRIISISSIAAKYGGSTSSIHYGAAKAGIEAVTRTLAREGAQYNILVNAIEPGVIETKFHRKIGRSSLEGRVKSIPLKRAGKPLDVARLCVFLASDAGDYITGQVYGVTGGD; encoded by the coding sequence ATGTTTGAAGAAATCAAGAATAAAAGGGTTCTTATTACCGGTGCATCTTCTGGTATAGGAGCATGTACTGCGGAGCTTTTTGCATCTTATGGTGCGACTGTCGGTATTCACTATAATACCAACGAAAAAGATGCAAAAGAATTAGAGAGAGAAATAAGTAATCGATTTTCTTCACCCGTTCTGATCAAAGCAGATCTCCTCAATATTGATGAAACTAAAAGGGTCGTTCAAACATTTATTGATAAAACTGGTGGAATTGATATACTGATTAATAATGCAGGGTCTATCATCGGAACTCCCCATTTCTTAAAGATGAATGATGAGTCATGGGATAAAACACTGAATCTTAATCTTAAGGCCCCATTTTTTCTGGCAAAGTCTGCTTTTTCATATATGATGACCAGTGGCGGCGGTCGTATCATCTCTATTAGTTCCATTGCTGCAAAATATGGGGGGTCTACATCATCTATCCATTATGGTGCAGCAAAGGCCGGTATTGAAGCTGTCACACGAACTCTTGCAAGAGAAGGGGCCCAATATAATATTCTGGTGAACGCAATTGAACCCGGTGTGATTGAGACAAAATTCCATAGAAAAATTGGCAGATCCTCGCTAGAAGGAAGGGTTAAAAGTATTCCTTTGAAACGTGCTGGAAAACCGCTTGATGTCGCTCGTCTCTGCGTATTCCTTGCTTCCGATGCCGGGGACTATATTACCGGGCAGGTGTATGGCGTTACTGGAGGGGACTGA
- a CDS encoding radical SAM protein: MASGKTYDDIKNIWVKRGGRVIKNPMRPLVNLNEIPYNDYSLFEEARFFRPMQGKIFRMIPIEIDRGCPYQCTFCAAPSLRELYKKETSGTYHRFKTVTRIIEELIHHVKTYNAEYIYFNSETFLAMNDEKFQTFAEEYIKSIHLPFWCQSRIETISEFKIALLKKMGCDRLSVGIEHGNEEFRKTVLKKKFSNQQVIDAFGILKKHRIPITVNNMLGFPGETRELIFDTIRLNRMINIDSTNCFAFKPYHGTHLREIAIREGYMKDTGNVHSILESSLDMPQLSKKEIEGLLRTFPLYIKMPENRFSEIKVAEDDTPEGNDMYSRLAEEYKNMYW; encoded by the coding sequence ATGGCATCAGGGAAAACCTACGATGACATTAAAAACATCTGGGTTAAACGTGGGGGTCGGGTTATTAAAAATCCCATGCGTCCGTTGGTGAATCTCAATGAGATCCCTTATAATGACTACTCATTGTTTGAGGAAGCACGTTTTTTCAGGCCGATGCAGGGTAAAATTTTCAGGATGATCCCCATCGAGATTGATCGAGGCTGCCCGTATCAATGCACTTTTTGTGCAGCGCCATCATTGCGGGAACTTTATAAGAAGGAAACTTCGGGTACATACCACCGTTTTAAGACAGTTACCCGCATTATCGAAGAACTCATACATCATGTAAAAACTTACAATGCCGAATATATTTATTTTAATTCAGAAACGTTTCTTGCCATGAACGATGAAAAATTCCAGACCTTTGCGGAAGAATATATCAAGTCCATTCATCTCCCGTTCTGGTGTCAGTCGCGGATAGAAACCATTTCAGAGTTTAAGATTGCGCTGCTTAAAAAGATGGGATGCGACCGATTATCTGTAGGTATTGAACATGGAAATGAAGAATTCAGAAAGACCGTATTGAAAAAGAAATTTTCCAATCAACAGGTAATCGATGCTTTTGGCATACTTAAGAAGCACCGGATACCCATAACCGTCAATAATATGCTAGGATTTCCCGGTGAAACCCGTGAGCTGATTTTTGACACCATCCGGCTTAACCGAATGATCAATATCGACAGCACAAATTGTTTTGCCTTCAAACCTTACCATGGCACGCATCTACGGGAGATCGCCATTCGCGAAGGTTACATGAAAGACACAGGGAATGTCCATTCGATTCTTGAATCCTCTTTGGATATGCCGCAACTGTCCAAAAAAGAGATCGAAGGCCTCTTAAGGACATTTCCTCTGTACATCAAGATGCCCGAAAACCGGTTTTCTGAGATAAAGGTTGCTGAAGATGACACTCCTGAAGGAAATGATATGTATTCACGGTTGGCGGAGGAATATAAAAATATGTACTGGTGA
- a CDS encoding FkbM family methyltransferase, whose translation MTIGKILFEFQISAIKFSSWLLGRGNKTTILSNLVEQLIPLYSQHTNYEDIIFYCFGELPLWRAETLLTKEPETIEWIDSFKTGEILWDIGANIGCYSLYAAKKGNSVLAFEPSSANYFLLQKNIEYNKLDKKIQAFCLAFSDVSETGYLNMSSIQMGGAINNFGHVTKTVECADESYDVKFSQGMISFSIDEFIKYYHIPPPNHIKIDVDGIENKIVRGAKHTLKDKNLKSLLIELDFNHQEYNTEIIGILNESGFTLISKNHSPMFDSGKFSSIYNCIFAKK comes from the coding sequence ATGACTATTGGAAAGATATTATTTGAATTTCAAATTTCTGCAATAAAATTTTCTTCTTGGTTATTGGGGAGAGGAAATAAAACCACAATCCTATCCAATTTGGTTGAACAATTAATTCCATTATATTCTCAACATACAAACTATGAGGATATCATTTTCTATTGTTTTGGAGAATTACCCCTTTGGCGTGCAGAAACGTTATTGACGAAAGAACCCGAAACAATCGAATGGATCGATTCTTTTAAAACGGGAGAAATATTGTGGGATATTGGTGCGAACATCGGTTGTTATTCTCTATATGCCGCAAAAAAAGGAAATTCCGTTCTTGCATTTGAACCATCATCTGCCAATTATTTCCTACTCCAGAAAAATATTGAATATAACAAATTGGATAAAAAGATTCAGGCATTCTGTTTAGCATTCAGTGATGTTTCAGAAACGGGATACCTGAATATGTCATCAATACAAATGGGTGGTGCGATCAATAATTTTGGGCATGTCACTAAAACAGTTGAATGCGCTGATGAATCGTATGATGTAAAATTTTCTCAAGGTATGATCAGTTTTTCGATTGATGAATTCATCAAGTATTACCACATCCCCCCACCAAATCATATTAAGATCGATGTTGATGGAATCGAGAATAAAATCGTTCGCGGTGCAAAACACACGCTTAAGGATAAAAATCTAAAGAGTCTGCTTATTGAACTGGACTTTAACCACCAAGAATATAATACAGAGATTATCGGAATTCTCAATGAGTCTGGATTTACATTAATCTCTAAAAATCATTCCCCAATGTTCGATTCAGGTAAATTTTCTTCGATTTATAATTGTATATTTGCCAAGAAATAA
- a CDS encoding HAD-IA family hydrolase: MVLKTIILDFDGVILESVSVKTEAFRVLFSFVPEHVDDIVQFHKDNGGMSRFDKFQHIYKNILQEDLTQKKFEELSEKFAAIVFKEVIKAPFVPGAHEFLETYHTKIPLYVVSATPEEELIQIIRERKMSHYFRMVFGAPRKKSECINEIVKLTVSPPESVIFVGDAKNDFEAARAAGVLFIGRVKKGDENRFSGLIGVEAVIPDLHELARYIEVHQ; this comes from the coding sequence ATGGTACTTAAAACCATAATCCTCGATTTTGATGGCGTTATTCTCGAATCCGTTTCAGTTAAAACCGAGGCATTTCGAGTACTCTTCTCCTTTGTCCCGGAGCATGTTGACGATATAGTGCAGTTCCACAAAGATAATGGGGGTATGTCCCGGTTTGACAAGTTTCAGCATATCTATAAAAATATCCTGCAAGAAGACCTCACACAGAAGAAATTCGAAGAACTTTCAGAAAAATTTGCAGCGATCGTTTTCAAAGAAGTGATCAAAGCACCCTTTGTTCCCGGGGCGCACGAATTCCTGGAAACTTATCATACGAAAATTCCCTTATATGTTGTCTCCGCTACCCCAGAAGAGGAGCTCATACAGATTATCCGTGAAAGGAAAATGTCTCATTACTTCAGAATGGTGTTCGGAGCACCACGAAAAAAATCAGAATGCATCAATGAGATTGTAAAACTCACCGTATCTCCACCAGAATCCGTAATATTTGTTGGGGATGCAAAAAATGACTTTGAGGCAGCACGGGCAGCGGGGGTTCTCTTTATCGGCAGGGTTAAGAAAGGAGACGAAAACCGATTTTCCGGATTAATCGGTGTTGAAGCAGTAATTCCTGACCTGCATGAACTCGCGCGATATATTGAGGTGCACCAATGA
- a CDS encoding cyclase family protein: MIISISYPLTAKTPLYPNTPAPVISSLRSMELGDSANTSAITFSTHSGTHIDAPRHFCKQGKTIADCLTLDTTFFPAYCINVPKRDSEEITVSNLAGSISQVQDAEAILIRTGWHTIRSDDPERYSNDHPWVSPEVPAFLRENCPHLRLFGIDQISVSSVLHRAEGHACHRKFLCEEKSILLLEDLNLSDFQIKGSFRLHIYPFMIEHIDGVPVIAAVEIKNSVPEFLS, translated from the coding sequence ATGATCATTTCTATCTCATATCCGCTCACTGCAAAGACCCCGCTCTACCCGAACACTCCGGCACCGGTCATCTCCTCCCTCCGATCTATGGAACTCGGGGACAGTGCGAATACCAGTGCGATCACCTTTTCGACCCATTCCGGAACGCATATAGACGCACCCCGTCATTTCTGTAAGCAGGGGAAAACCATTGCAGATTGTCTCACATTGGATACCACGTTTTTTCCTGCGTATTGTATCAATGTGCCCAAACGGGATAGTGAAGAGATCACCGTAAGTAATCTGGCAGGAAGTATCTCTCAGGTGCAAGATGCAGAGGCAATCCTGATCAGGACCGGCTGGCATACAATACGATCTGATGATCCTGAACGGTATAGTAATGATCATCCATGGGTCTCACCGGAAGTTCCGGCATTCCTCCGGGAAAATTGCCCTCACTTGCGTCTTTTTGGGATTGACCAGATTTCGGTGTCTTCTGTTCTTCATCGGGCTGAAGGACATGCATGTCACCGGAAATTTCTTTGTGAGGAAAAATCGATTCTTTTGTTAGAGGACCTCAATCTTTCGGATTTCCAGATTAAAGGGTCCTTTCGGCTTCATATTTATCCTTTTATGATTGAACATATTGATGGCGTTCCGGTTATTGCGGCTGTGGAAATTAAAAATAGCGTGCCAGAGTTTCTATCCTAA